Proteins co-encoded in one Armatimonadota bacterium genomic window:
- the mdh gene encoding malate dehydrogenase: protein MPARPKVSIIGAGTVGTAAAHWIASRQLADVVLVDIIEGLPQGKALDLQQAGPIAGFNVQVTGTNDYAATAGSAVVVITAGVARKPGMTREQLIDTNAGIVRGVVEQVTRTSPDAILLVVTNPLDAITYLTYKAAGLPRHRVIGESGALDSTRFRTFLAQAVGVAPDDVHALVIGAHTDKDMVPLPRYATVRGIPVSHFLSPADLEAVVARTRRGGAEITELMKASAFTAPGAAICEMVEAILRDARRLIPCCVYLDGEYRERDVCVGVPVILGARGVERIVEIPLDDAEWKAFRASVAAVREMLAALRV, encoded by the coding sequence CGCGGCGGCGCACTGGATCGCCAGCCGGCAGCTGGCCGACGTGGTGCTGGTGGACATCATCGAGGGCCTGCCCCAGGGGAAGGCCCTGGACCTGCAGCAGGCGGGGCCCATCGCCGGCTTCAACGTCCAGGTGACGGGCACCAACGACTACGCGGCCACAGCGGGCTCGGCGGTGGTGGTGATCACCGCCGGGGTGGCGCGCAAGCCCGGGATGACCCGCGAGCAGCTGATCGACACCAACGCCGGTATCGTGCGCGGCGTCGTGGAGCAGGTCACGCGCACCTCGCCCGACGCGATCCTGCTGGTCGTCACCAACCCGCTGGACGCCATCACCTACCTGACCTACAAGGCCGCGGGGCTGCCGCGCCACCGGGTGATCGGCGAGTCGGGCGCCCTGGACTCGACCCGGTTTCGCACGTTCCTGGCGCAGGCGGTGGGCGTGGCGCCCGACGACGTCCACGCCCTGGTCATCGGCGCGCACACCGACAAGGACATGGTGCCGCTGCCGCGGTACGCCACGGTGCGGGGCATTCCGGTCTCGCACTTCCTGTCCCCGGCCGACCTCGAGGCGGTGGTGGCCCGGACCCGACGGGGCGGCGCCGAGATCACCGAGCTGATGAAGGCCAGCGCCTTCACCGCGCCGGGCGCGGCCATCTGCGAGATGGTCGAGGCCATTCTGCGCGACGCCCGCCGGCTCATCCCCTGTTGCGTCTACCTCGACGGGGAGTACAGGGAGCGTGACGTCTGCGTGGGCGTGCCGGTGATCCTGGGGGCCCGGGGGGTCGAGCGCATCGTCGAGATCCCCCTGGACGACGCCGAGTGGAAGGCGTTTCGGGCCTCGGTGGCGGCCGTGCGCGAGATGCTGGCGGCATTGAGGGTCTAG
- a CDS encoding glutamate synthase-related protein: MTVLASARYHIETRPAPLPYAPPARFRLAEQDEYVKYGHAPFETPAAVDPYWTPEIITQTWYMAERGKIPISGAGYGGPFAGPGFDGLWLDMSEIVRPTRDGIHGREYISTAVDLGRAPDPVPLEGPVDPSGFIELPVPMIFNPYPFPAPTRTPLRAVALAAQRLGTLAVVEPDQWGADLEPFLDVVGLRVPLDRLEALRALWSRMRYVELAPAAAAADWRQDVRRILDAVGHVTAAHPQAMVAVRLPLDAHAPQAAADLVAHGVAVIHLSADEYGQTPVGFVVDALRAVHGHLVAEALRDAVTLIVSGGIAAAEHVPKAIACGADLVALDVVVPVAFGCALWADRTRCHAEAGAFEPAWGAQRLVNLLAAWRDQLLECLGAMGMREVRRLRGEVGRVIFHAVEEAAFRALVPVHDAGGEAADGQPPLMGDLRWTPEVLQTTWTMAETGRPPARGAWVGRSGGGFDLVRFAFETDPDWRPPAAVDPDDVDLSLALNRRGDGPQIVLPLPVYGGGMSFGSVSLQTMLARAQAAAAIGTFTSTGEGGYPEDLLPWAPWIITQVATGLFGVREETIQLARIVELKYAQGAKPGLGGHLLGGKVTEAVAAMRESVAWVSLYSPFPFHSVYSVEDHKKHVDWIRTVNPRALVSVKVSTPTDVDMVAVGIYHAGAHIVHLDGGYGGTGAAPEIAKKNIAMPIEYAIPKVHQFLVQEGIRDEIVLVASGGIRTPYDAAKAIALGADGVVLGMAELVALGCTRLADCEKGRGCPFGITTTDPELSRLIDPAWGARRIANLYRAWMTVLRDVTSRLGLRAVRDLRGRTDLLRYLAGSREDGRSALTAAGGGAA, from the coding sequence GTGACGGTCCTCGCCAGCGCGCGGTACCACATCGAGACCCGTCCCGCGCCACTGCCCTACGCACCCCCCGCCAGGTTCCGCCTCGCCGAGCAGGACGAGTACGTCAAGTACGGCCACGCGCCGTTCGAGACCCCGGCGGCAGTCGATCCCTACTGGACGCCCGAGATCATCACCCAAACGTGGTACATGGCCGAGCGGGGGAAGATCCCCATCTCGGGCGCAGGCTACGGCGGCCCCTTCGCCGGCCCCGGCTTCGACGGGCTGTGGCTCGACATGTCCGAGATCGTCCGGCCCACGCGGGACGGCATTCACGGCCGCGAGTACATCTCCACCGCGGTCGACCTCGGCCGGGCGCCGGACCCCGTGCCGCTGGAGGGCCCGGTCGACCCGTCGGGGTTCATCGAGCTCCCGGTGCCGATGATCTTCAACCCCTACCCCTTCCCGGCACCCACCCGGACTCCCCTGCGCGCCGTGGCGCTGGCCGCGCAGCGCCTGGGCACGCTGGCGGTGGTCGAGCCCGACCAGTGGGGAGCGGACCTGGAACCCTTCCTGGACGTGGTGGGCCTCCGGGTGCCGCTCGATCGCCTCGAGGCGCTGCGGGCCCTGTGGTCCCGCATGCGCTACGTGGAGCTGGCGCCAGCCGCGGCGGCCGCAGACTGGCGCCAGGACGTCCGGCGCATACTGGACGCGGTGGGCCACGTGACGGCCGCGCATCCCCAGGCGATGGTCGCGGTGCGCCTGCCGCTGGACGCGCACGCGCCCCAGGCCGCGGCAGACCTGGTGGCGCACGGAGTCGCCGTCATCCACCTCTCCGCCGACGAATACGGCCAGACGCCCGTCGGCTTCGTCGTGGACGCGCTGCGCGCGGTGCACGGCCACCTGGTGGCCGAGGCGCTGCGCGATGCCGTGACGTTGATCGTAAGCGGAGGGATCGCGGCCGCCGAGCACGTCCCAAAGGCCATCGCCTGCGGGGCCGACCTGGTGGCGCTGGACGTCGTCGTGCCGGTGGCCTTCGGCTGCGCGCTGTGGGCCGACCGGACCCGGTGCCATGCCGAGGCGGGCGCGTTCGAGCCTGCCTGGGGTGCGCAACGGCTGGTCAACCTGCTGGCGGCCTGGCGCGACCAGCTGCTCGAATGCCTGGGTGCCATGGGCATGCGCGAGGTGCGCCGGCTGCGCGGCGAGGTCGGGCGCGTGATCTTCCACGCGGTGGAGGAGGCGGCGTTCCGCGCGCTCGTCCCCGTGCACGACGCCGGCGGCGAGGCCGCGGACGGCCAGCCGCCGCTCATGGGCGACCTCCGATGGACCCCCGAGGTGCTGCAGACGACCTGGACCATGGCCGAGACCGGACGCCCGCCGGCCCGCGGCGCGTGGGTCGGCCGCTCGGGCGGCGGGTTCGACCTGGTGCGGTTCGCGTTCGAGACCGACCCCGACTGGCGCCCGCCCGCTGCGGTGGACCCGGACGACGTCGACCTTTCCCTGGCGCTCAACCGTCGCGGCGACGGGCCGCAGATCGTCCTGCCCCTGCCGGTCTACGGGGGCGGCATGTCCTTCGGCTCGGTCAGCCTGCAGACGATGCTCGCCCGGGCGCAGGCTGCGGCGGCGATCGGCACGTTCACCTCGACCGGGGAAGGGGGGTATCCTGAGGACCTGCTGCCGTGGGCCCCGTGGATCATCACGCAGGTGGCCACCGGGCTGTTTGGCGTCCGCGAGGAGACGATCCAGCTCGCCCGCATCGTCGAGCTCAAGTACGCCCAGGGGGCCAAGCCCGGGCTGGGCGGCCACCTGCTGGGCGGCAAGGTGACCGAGGCCGTGGCCGCCATGCGCGAGTCGGTGGCCTGGGTCAGCCTCTACTCGCCGTTCCCCTTCCATAGCGTCTACTCGGTGGAAGACCACAAGAAGCACGTGGACTGGATCCGTACCGTCAACCCCCGGGCGCTGGTCTCGGTCAAGGTCTCCACGCCCACCGATGTGGACATGGTGGCAGTGGGCATCTACCACGCGGGGGCCCACATCGTGCACCTGGACGGCGGCTACGGCGGGACCGGCGCGGCGCCCGAGATCGCCAAGAAGAACATCGCCATGCCCATCGAGTACGCGATCCCCAAGGTCCACCAGTTCCTGGTGCAGGAGGGGATCCGCGACGAGATCGTGCTCGTGGCCAGCGGGGGAATCCGCACGCCCTACGACGCGGCCAAGGCCATCGCGCTGGGCGCCGACGGCGTGGTGCTGGGCATGGCCGAGCTCGTGGCGCTGGGCTGCACCCGCCTGGCCGACTGCGAGAAGGGCCGTGGGTGCCCGTTTGGCATCACCACCACCGACCCCGAGCTCAGCCGGCTCATCGATCCCGCGTGGGGGGCGCGGCGGATCGCCAACCTCTACCGGGCCTGGATGACCGTCCTGCGCGACGTGACAAGCCGCCTGGGCCTGCGCGCCGTGCGGGACCTGCGCGGGCGTACGGACCTGCTGCGCTACCTCGCGGGCAGCCGCGAGGACGGGCGGTCCGCCCTGACGGCTGCGGGCGGAGGCGCGGCATGA
- a CDS encoding zinc ribbon domain-containing protein gives MPIYEYHCPQCGHRFERLVGVSEADAQACAACGAPTRRLVSTFAVGRTAATARAGTVEPCGPGCCRLQGAHVH, from the coding sequence ATGCCGATCTACGAATACCACTGCCCGCAGTGCGGCCACCGGTTCGAGCGCCTGGTGGGCGTCAGCGAGGCCGACGCGCAGGCGTGCGCGGCGTGCGGCGCGCCGACGCGTCGGCTGGTCTCCACGTTCGCGGTGGGACGGACCGCTGCCACCGCGCGCGCCGGGACCGTCGAGCCCTGCGGGCCGGGCTGCTGCCGGCTCCAGGGGGCGCACGTCCACTAA
- the sucD gene encoding succinate--CoA ligase subunit alpha, translating into MAILVNEQTRVVVQGITGYQGEFHTRRMLEFGTRVTAGVTPGKGGTTVAGVPVFDTVAEAVEHTGATASCIFVPARAAKDAALEAIAARLDPVVIITEHIPVHDTIQIVAAARAQGVRVIGPNGPGVTSPGRCKIGIMPNHLFRPGGVGLVSRSGTLTYEIVAGLTRAGIGQSTALGLGGDPVVGLSFQEAVALFNEDPETEAIVLVGEIGGSAEEEAAAYIRARVRKPVVGYVAGRTAPPGKRMGHAGAVISGSEGTAGAKVAALEAAGVRVVDLPGRVPEALAALLRA; encoded by the coding sequence ATGGCGATCCTGGTGAACGAGCAGACCCGGGTGGTGGTCCAGGGCATCACGGGCTACCAGGGCGAGTTCCACACCCGGCGGATGCTGGAGTTCGGTACGCGGGTCACCGCCGGCGTGACGCCGGGCAAGGGCGGGACCACGGTGGCGGGCGTGCCGGTCTTCGACACGGTGGCCGAGGCCGTGGAGCACACCGGCGCCACGGCGTCGTGCATCTTCGTACCGGCGCGGGCGGCCAAGGACGCCGCGCTGGAAGCGATCGCCGCACGCCTGGACCCCGTGGTGATCATCACCGAGCACATCCCGGTGCACGACACGATCCAGATCGTCGCCGCGGCGCGCGCGCAGGGCGTGCGGGTGATCGGGCCCAACGGCCCCGGGGTGACGTCGCCCGGCCGCTGCAAGATCGGCATCATGCCCAACCACCTGTTCCGGCCGGGCGGGGTGGGCCTGGTGTCCCGCAGCGGCACGCTCACCTACGAGATCGTGGCGGGGCTGACCCGCGCCGGCATCGGCCAGAGCACGGCGCTCGGCCTGGGCGGCGACCCGGTGGTCGGCCTCTCCTTCCAGGAGGCCGTGGCCCTGTTCAACGAGGACCCCGAGACCGAGGCGATCGTGCTGGTGGGCGAGATCGGCGGGTCGGCCGAGGAGGAAGCGGCGGCGTACATCCGGGCGCGGGTGCGCAAGCCGGTGGTCGGCTACGTCGCCGGGCGCACGGCGCCGCCGGGCAAACGCATGGGTCACGCCGGCGCCGTCATCTCCGGCAGCGAGGGCACGGCCGGGGCGAAGGTGGCCGCGCTCGAGGCGGCCGGCGTGCGGGTCGTGGACCTGCCGGGCCGCGTGCCCGAGGCGCTGGCGGCGTTGCTGCGCGCCTGA
- a CDS encoding urate hydroxylase PuuD: MDPYWQEWLHAVLRWIHVIAGIMWIGDSLLFMWIDSHLAPDPQGRRDVTGVTWLLHGGGYYQLEKRLLVPGRLPPRLRWFWLEATTTWLSGALLLVVVYYASAEALMVEPGVSLLRPQQAVAAGVGLLVVGWVVYDGLWRSALGRRPLAGAVLSWALLALAAYAAVRLFSARAAFLHVGALLGTLMAANVWVHILPPQWKMLQAARRGEPVDHALGAHAKARSTHNTYMTFPAIFLMLSNHFPGLYAGPHNWLVLALLVALGAAARHVMLTAGRERAATAAVATAAALALLWLTLPARAPRAGDRPAAAPPAGAAPAFAEVRAVIARRCAVCHSETPTDPEFLAPAGGLRLETPRQIRTMATRIRVRAVQQRTMPPGNRTGMTEEERALLQRWIDAGAPLR, encoded by the coding sequence GTGGACCCCTACTGGCAGGAGTGGCTGCACGCGGTCCTGCGCTGGATCCACGTGATCGCGGGCATCATGTGGATCGGCGACTCGCTGTTGTTCATGTGGATCGACAGCCACCTGGCGCCCGACCCCCAGGGCCGGCGCGACGTCACCGGTGTGACGTGGTTGCTGCACGGGGGCGGGTACTACCAGCTCGAGAAGCGCCTGCTGGTCCCCGGGCGCCTGCCCCCGCGCTTGCGGTGGTTCTGGCTCGAGGCCACGACGACGTGGCTGTCGGGCGCCCTCCTTCTCGTCGTCGTGTACTACGCGAGCGCCGAGGCATTGATGGTCGAACCGGGCGTTTCGCTGTTGCGTCCCCAGCAGGCGGTGGCCGCCGGCGTCGGCCTGCTGGTGGTGGGGTGGGTCGTCTACGACGGCCTGTGGCGCAGCGCGCTGGGGCGCCGCCCGCTGGCCGGCGCCGTGCTCTCGTGGGCCCTGCTGGCCCTGGCAGCGTACGCGGCCGTTCGGCTGTTCAGCGCGCGGGCCGCGTTCCTCCACGTGGGGGCCCTGCTGGGCACGCTCATGGCGGCCAACGTGTGGGTGCACATCCTCCCGCCCCAGTGGAAGATGCTCCAGGCGGCGCGGCGCGGCGAGCCCGTCGATCACGCGCTCGGCGCCCACGCCAAGGCCCGCTCGACCCACAACACCTACATGACGTTTCCCGCCATCTTCCTGATGCTGAGCAACCACTTCCCCGGGCTCTACGCCGGACCGCACAACTGGCTCGTGCTGGCCCTGCTCGTCGCGCTGGGGGCGGCGGCCCGCCACGTGATGTTGACGGCGGGGCGGGAGCGCGCGGCCACGGCCGCGGTGGCCACGGCCGCGGCCCTGGCCCTGCTGTGGCTCACCCTGCCGGCGCGCGCACCCCGTGCGGGCGATCGCCCCGCGGCCGCACCCCCCGCCGGCGCGGCACCGGCGTTCGCGGAGGTGCGCGCGGTGATAGCCCGGCGGTGCGCCGTCTGTCACTCCGAGACGCCCACCGATCCCGAGTTCCTCGCCCCCGCCGGCGGCCTGCGCCTCGAGACCCCACGGCAGATCCGGACCATGGCGACGCGCATCCGGGTGCGCGCGGTGCAGCAGCGCACGATGCCGCCGGGTAATCGGACGGGGATGACCGAGGAGGAGCGCGCGTTGCTCCAGCGGTGGATCGACGCGGGAGCGCCGTTGCGGTAG
- the sucC gene encoding ADP-forming succinate--CoA ligase subunit beta — translation MKLHEYQAKELFRAYGIPVQRGVVIERPEQVDEVALTYPVVVKAQVLVGGRGKAGGIQLAATPAEARQRAEQILGMEIKGERVRRLLVAEAVDIAAEYYLAFTVDRSARQMVAIGSAAGGVDIEEVARTAPDRIVKRHVDPWMGFPPFAARELGRRLDLRGRVLLQFAGIATALWRLCHEMDAELAEINPLAVVGEGLLAIDAKVVIDDNAVDRHPDLPRNEELTALEAAARAQDLAYVELDGDIAVIGNGAGLVMATLDMLAHFGGRPANFLDVGGGATTENMAAAMDIALRKPGVRALLVNIFGGITRCDDIARAIAARPPAVPMSVRLTGTNEDEGRRILQAAGVHAHVDPEAAAREAVRLAAQP, via the coding sequence ATGAAACTCCACGAGTATCAGGCGAAGGAGCTCTTCCGTGCCTACGGGATCCCGGTGCAGCGCGGAGTCGTCATCGAGCGGCCCGAGCAGGTGGACGAGGTGGCGCTGACCTACCCCGTGGTGGTGAAGGCCCAGGTGCTGGTGGGCGGCCGCGGCAAGGCCGGGGGCATCCAGCTGGCCGCGACCCCCGCCGAGGCGCGCCAGCGGGCCGAGCAGATCCTCGGGATGGAGATCAAGGGCGAGCGGGTGCGTCGGCTCCTGGTAGCCGAAGCGGTCGACATCGCCGCCGAGTACTACCTGGCCTTCACCGTGGACCGCAGCGCCCGGCAGATGGTGGCCATCGGGTCGGCGGCCGGCGGGGTGGACATCGAAGAAGTCGCCCGCACGGCGCCCGACCGGATCGTCAAGCGCCACGTCGACCCCTGGATGGGCTTTCCGCCCTTCGCGGCCCGCGAGCTGGGACGGCGGCTGGACCTGCGCGGCAGGGTGCTGCTGCAGTTCGCCGGCATCGCCACCGCCCTGTGGCGCCTGTGCCACGAGATGGACGCGGAGCTCGCGGAGATCAACCCGCTGGCCGTGGTGGGCGAGGGGCTGCTGGCGATCGACGCCAAGGTCGTCATCGACGACAACGCCGTCGACCGGCACCCCGACCTGCCGCGCAACGAGGAGCTCACCGCGCTGGAAGCGGCCGCCCGGGCCCAGGACCTGGCCTACGTCGAACTTGACGGCGACATCGCGGTCATCGGGAACGGCGCGGGCCTCGTGATGGCCACGCTGGACATGCTGGCCCACTTCGGCGGTCGGCCCGCCAACTTCCTGGACGTCGGCGGCGGCGCCACCACCGAGAACATGGCGGCGGCCATGGACATCGCGCTGCGCAAGCCCGGGGTCCGGGCGTTGCTGGTCAACATCTTCGGCGGGATCACGCGGTGCGACGACATCGCCCGCGCCATCGCAGCACGCCCCCCGGCCGTGCCCATGAGCGTGCGCCTGACGGGCACCAACGAGGACGAGGGGCGCAGGATCCTGCAGGCCGCCGGCGTGCACGCGCACGTCGACCCCGAGGCGGCAGCCCGCGAGGCCGTGCGGCTGGCAGCGCAGCCGTAG
- a CDS encoding glutamate synthase: protein MSGTAAWAHDARARIAALVRARRALAATGWYQTPSGPPGPAGGAEQEPGEGPRPRPAVRRAEAEGGCGVIGLAASVPVPGRHVLVSCLQMHNRGNGKGGGLAACGLVPEQLGVDGPTLASDYLIQVALLDPTARYEVEATFLPDLVVHHAAPVPTVGDHRAVGLEVRPPDVWRYFARVRPEVLARFAHAHGLERLPPQDVEDEYVSQWATRLNRALYGGGRMRAFVMSCGRDMLVLKLVGYAEQVFQYYRMEDLAARVWIGHQRYPTKGRVWHPGGAHPFAALDVALVHNGDFANYHAVCEYLAQRGLAPLFLTDTEVAVLLFDLWARTYRYPLEYLLEAMAPTTERDFLMLPPDKQRLYRAIQAAHIHGSPDGPWFFIVARTLRGGAAWQLLGITDTSMLRPQVFALQEGPVQLGIIASEKQAIDAALRSLAHDDPRICPIADLYWNARGGSYTDGGAFVYTVEADGPAGGRLTCTNKFGQPVHAPRDQVHYVRPSGRAPRPVAGGAPGARAAAGTVLDAERACHALADWTYDDLVGWLDAVERAAGAGPQAFRQAVDVLTVLLDRRVPTGRKRRASVLALVQERLYALCRQVALDPHSVQRVGWATRGTLPEGRPDVLLLVDAVGFPSEGPDSLARVLVEAGRRGWREMIVFDVRGQRFVGCGFGPRSDGVRLDVYGTPGDYLGSGLDGMTVVVHGDAQDQCAQILKRGRLVICGDVGQTFMYGAKGGDVFVLGNAAGRPLINAVGRPRVVINGTALDYLAESFMAGTPTAGGGFVVVNGVRFDAHGRLVELETPYPGGNLFSLASGGAIYIRDPHGRLDERQLNGGRFADLTDDDWATIRPYLEENARLFGITLEALLTVDGRRRPPRQVYRKVEPVELAVLK, encoded by the coding sequence ATGAGCGGAACCGCGGCGTGGGCGCACGATGCGCGGGCGCGCATCGCGGCCCTGGTGCGGGCGCGGCGGGCCCTCGCGGCGACGGGCTGGTATCAGACGCCCTCTGGACCCCCGGGGCCTGCGGGCGGAGCGGAGCAGGAGCCCGGCGAGGGTCCGCGCCCGCGACCAGCGGTGCGACGCGCAGAGGCCGAGGGCGGCTGCGGGGTGATCGGGCTGGCCGCTTCCGTGCCGGTGCCGGGCCGACACGTCCTCGTCTCGTGCCTGCAGATGCACAACCGCGGCAACGGCAAGGGCGGCGGCCTGGCAGCCTGCGGGCTCGTGCCCGAGCAGCTGGGGGTCGACGGCCCCACGCTGGCCAGCGACTACCTGATCCAGGTGGCGCTGCTGGACCCCACTGCCCGCTACGAGGTGGAAGCGACCTTCCTGCCCGACCTCGTGGTCCACCACGCGGCACCCGTGCCGACCGTCGGCGACCACCGCGCGGTGGGCCTGGAGGTACGGCCGCCCGACGTCTGGCGGTACTTCGCCCGGGTGCGGCCCGAGGTGCTGGCGCGGTTCGCGCACGCCCACGGGCTCGAGCGGCTCCCGCCCCAAGACGTGGAAGACGAGTACGTCAGCCAGTGGGCGACGCGGCTCAACCGCGCCCTGTACGGCGGCGGCCGCATGCGGGCCTTCGTGATGTCGTGCGGACGGGACATGCTCGTGCTGAAGCTCGTGGGGTACGCCGAGCAGGTGTTCCAGTACTACCGCATGGAGGACCTGGCCGCTCGTGTCTGGATCGGGCATCAACGCTACCCGACCAAGGGCCGCGTCTGGCACCCCGGCGGCGCCCATCCCTTTGCGGCCCTGGACGTGGCGCTGGTGCACAACGGCGACTTCGCCAACTACCACGCCGTGTGCGAGTACCTGGCCCAGCGCGGTCTCGCTCCGCTCTTCCTGACCGACACCGAAGTGGCCGTGCTCCTGTTCGACCTGTGGGCCCGGACGTACCGGTACCCGCTGGAGTACCTGCTGGAGGCGATGGCACCGACCACCGAGCGCGACTTCCTCATGCTTCCGCCGGACAAGCAGCGCCTCTACCGGGCCATCCAGGCCGCCCACATCCACGGCTCGCCCGACGGCCCCTGGTTCTTCATCGTGGCCCGCACGCTGCGCGGCGGGGCGGCCTGGCAGCTGTTGGGGATCACGGACACGTCGATGCTGCGCCCTCAGGTGTTCGCCCTGCAGGAGGGGCCGGTGCAGCTGGGGATCATCGCGTCGGAGAAACAGGCCATCGACGCCGCGCTGCGCAGCCTTGCCCACGACGACCCGCGCATCTGCCCCATCGCCGACCTGTACTGGAACGCCCGCGGCGGGTCGTACACCGACGGCGGGGCGTTCGTGTACACCGTGGAGGCCGACGGGCCCGCCGGCGGCCGCCTGACCTGCACCAACAAGTTCGGGCAGCCCGTGCACGCCCCCCGCGATCAGGTGCACTACGTGCGGCCGTCGGGGCGCGCACCGCGGCCGGTGGCCGGCGGCGCGCCCGGTGCCCGCGCCGCTGCCGGCACCGTGCTGGACGCCGAGCGCGCCTGTCACGCCCTGGCGGACTGGACGTACGACGACCTCGTCGGATGGCTGGACGCGGTGGAGCGTGCTGCCGGCGCCGGGCCCCAGGCGTTTCGCCAGGCGGTCGACGTGCTGACGGTGCTGCTCGACCGGCGCGTCCCCACGGGGCGCAAGCGGCGGGCGTCGGTGCTGGCGCTGGTGCAGGAGCGCCTGTACGCGCTGTGCCGGCAGGTCGCCCTCGACCCGCACAGCGTCCAGCGGGTCGGCTGGGCTACGCGCGGGACGCTGCCCGAGGGCCGTCCGGACGTCCTGTTGCTCGTGGACGCCGTGGGCTTCCCGTCTGAGGGACCAGACAGTCTGGCCCGCGTCCTGGTCGAGGCCGGCCGCCGCGGCTGGCGCGAGATGATCGTCTTCGACGTGCGCGGGCAGCGGTTCGTGGGCTGCGGCTTCGGGCCGCGCAGCGACGGCGTGCGGCTCGACGTCTACGGGACGCCGGGCGACTACCTGGGCTCGGGCCTCGACGGCATGACGGTCGTCGTCCACGGCGACGCCCAGGACCAGTGCGCGCAGATCCTCAAACGCGGACGGCTGGTGATCTGTGGCGACGTCGGGCAGACGTTCATGTACGGCGCCAAGGGCGGCGACGTCTTCGTGCTGGGGAACGCCGCGGGCCGGCCCCTCATCAACGCCGTGGGCCGCCCGCGGGTCGTGATCAACGGCACGGCGCTGGACTACCTGGCAGAGTCGTTCATGGCGGGCACCCCCACCGCCGGCGGTGGCTTCGTCGTGGTGAACGGCGTGCGGTTCGACGCCCACGGACGTCTTGTCGAGCTCGAGACGCCCTACCCGGGCGGCAACCTGTTCTCGCTGGCCTCGGGCGGGGCCATCTACATCCGCGATCCCCACGGGCGCCTGGACGAGCGGCAGCTCAACGGCGGCCGCTTCGCGGACCTCACCGACGACGACTGGGCCACCATCCGGCCCTACTTGGAGGAGAACGCGCGCCTCTTCGGCATCACTCTCGAGGCGCTGCTGACCGTCGACGGCCGCCGCCGCCCGCCCCGGCAGGTGTACCGGAAGGTCGAACCGGTGGAACTCGCGGTGCTCAAGTAG
- a CDS encoding alkaline phosphatase family protein encodes MPRTSRVVVLVALATLALAPAGRGQVAAPARHVVVLSLDGARADALRAAMPAALAARGAISWTAKTTLPSLTLPAHASMLAGVPPRVHGVLVNDWQVGQPSFERATVFTEVTRAGRRAVALVAKAKLLMLTPPGSVAVARHLVYPRYRQADVVASAAAVVAEQRPALVFVHVADPDDAGHRAGWMSPAYLQVVAGIPALIERLLRALDDAGAGETGLLLVTADHGGHGRTHGTDRPEDVTIPWLAFGGAARGGVTIAREVVTYDTAATVLAALGLPIPADWHGRPVREALAR; translated from the coding sequence GTGCCCCGGACGTCGCGTGTCGTCGTCCTCGTCGCGCTGGCGACACTGGCGCTGGCCCCCGCGGGCCGGGGTCAGGTGGCCGCGCCCGCGCGGCACGTGGTGGTGCTGAGCCTCGACGGTGCCCGGGCCGACGCGCTGCGCGCGGCGATGCCCGCGGCGCTGGCCGCGCGGGGTGCGATCTCGTGGACCGCGAAGACGACGCTGCCCAGCCTGACGTTGCCCGCGCACGCCTCCATGCTCGCCGGGGTTCCCCCGCGCGTGCACGGCGTGCTGGTCAACGACTGGCAGGTCGGGCAGCCCTCCTTCGAGCGCGCCACGGTCTTCACCGAGGTGACGCGCGCGGGCCGACGCGCGGTGGCCCTGGTCGCCAAGGCCAAGCTCCTGATGCTCACACCCCCGGGCAGCGTGGCCGTGGCACGCCACCTGGTCTACCCGCGGTACCGCCAGGCCGACGTCGTGGCCTCGGCCGCGGCGGTGGTCGCCGAGCAGCGCCCCGCGCTGGTGTTCGTGCACGTGGCCGATCCGGATGACGCGGGGCACCGCGCGGGCTGGATGAGCCCGGCCTACCTCCAGGTGGTCGCGGGGATCCCCGCGTTGATCGAGCGCCTGCTGCGCGCGCTGGACGACGCCGGGGCTGGGGAGACCGGCCTGCTCCTGGTCACGGCCGATCACGGCGGGCACGGCCGGACCCACGGGACCGATCGGCCCGAGGACGTCACCATTCCCTGGCTGGCGTTCGGCGGCGCAGCGCGCGGTGGCGTGACGATCGCGCGCGAGGTCGTCACCTACGACACGGCGGCGACGGTGCTGGCGGCGCTGGGACTGCCGATCCCCGCGGACTGGCACGGCCGACCCGTCCGCGAAGCCCTGGCGCGCTAG